A stretch of the Acidobacteriota bacterium genome encodes the following:
- a CDS encoding choice-of-anchor A family protein translates to MSSATRKLFFILLSCTLLLPTGWAAAQLGTGQPGGGQPGSEKPEVLDPDAVTDIEWMARQQFEDAFADGLPAAGLDGGPRGDGSAELLPGFRCLPSCAADDARFLAVASGAALVTLSESSLDVQVAAPVGTASFQIGVFDGDANAANGNWDVGAAPFSYTVYADPDRDGSGSTVVAGPFMSTTLLNNDWFDISITTGPEAQAPSGNYFYRLEINTEDPTLTVLNSFKLRTDGVVSIEVAQQPFGFYAAIQSQADALTVFPDFPTYDPMAAPGSPGATTYDGSFDFYLDIALEEEDLVLWGGDLDYGAYDGSTADTDDPDTPNAPFLPPWATGDAVSEGVATGLTGATGNPPDDVNPAGLGAYLQRQPSIEFDFIDPNGMVYSNPNPSGNQEWEQFRLTTGPFDPATADQQAPELPAGTYVVRARGVDMQNLNFWRFFHPVLCVETDGSPCIPLREFLIGDTVFFDADGDGLQDAGESGIGGVVVQLFNSQGTMLGETTTAADGTYSFDVTSGDFTVEVAATNFLPGQPLDGLASTTGDAISGTVVDDNVLTFDFGYRGTGSIGNFVWLDSNGDGVFNEPAGSGLSGVVLQLTEAGTDGVFGTADDVSLGTQTTDAGGIYEFTGLLPGLYRVDVDESSLAAGLQLTTGNEPLDVALGAGENYGDADFGYQPGGSMACTTEPLGTANGFNVFVFGDLDQSNTDVTGRLAVGDDATLMNFGVGLALSNSGGTRDDLVVGDDLTFTNGQVYNGNLVYGDIANLTSVTVLNGTSRQDSPIDFAAEQSFLEGASAYWAGLTANGTTTVNYWGGPTAQIQLDGTDPDLNIFDLSGADLSAANTLNINAPAGSTVLINIDGATNQMQYFGISVNGTDRGNVLYNFFETTNLTVQGIGIQGSIFAPFAHVDFNNGNIDGTLVAASLSGYGESHHVPFTGCLPPYELPPQPASLGDRVWWDTNGDGVQDAGEPSLNSVVIDLLDAGDNVVATTVTGPDGQYGFGDLAPGTYTVVVDASTLPPGLIPSYDLDGIGTPDRATVTVASGENRDDVDFGYAGDSTEFCVGAAPTDPQWLNNINDHALWLPGIGKHFVFSSQATFVENPDGTATLNGTVYDLNDPERRFIVNASFSGRSDSTPPGGSPKKELKSGAYAENGGPVDTGTWWYYTSFSGTLLGDGSLAGAFVDFQMTGPAFQIGYGANNKNLEFGASGWLVWQVLAQPFSGPALEPSGQGDFNLEFFECPEPGICLPDLDFEVSSMGVFLLPGQVIDEEFSAFGIHATSGDPAAHPLMIFNSFAPTGGDPDLGTPNQDFGGPGVGAGGGLGMPGENSIPEGNILILSEDADSSDPDDDRNGGVMIFDFDVPVEIHSVRVLDIDNGELVDLLAFDADGFLMGQATAVSMGDNSAQDVLLFASGISRLEAQFAGSGGLAEIVFCPDGGGGDDDDDDDDDDDGGDGIVPSQPERMRAGG, encoded by the coding sequence ATGAGTTCTGCTACGAGGAAGCTCTTTTTCATTCTGCTCAGCTGTACTTTGTTGCTGCCCACCGGTTGGGCTGCGGCTCAGCTTGGCACGGGACAGCCCGGTGGCGGACAGCCCGGCTCCGAGAAGCCCGAGGTCCTGGATCCCGACGCCGTCACCGATATCGAGTGGATGGCTCGGCAGCAGTTCGAGGATGCCTTCGCCGACGGCCTGCCGGCGGCCGGCCTCGATGGCGGACCGCGGGGTGACGGCAGCGCCGAGCTGCTGCCCGGGTTCCGCTGCCTGCCGTCTTGTGCGGCGGATGACGCGCGCTTCCTGGCGGTGGCCAGCGGCGCGGCCCTGGTGACCTTGAGCGAGTCCTCCCTGGACGTGCAGGTGGCAGCGCCGGTAGGCACCGCGTCGTTCCAGATCGGTGTCTTCGACGGCGACGCCAACGCCGCCAACGGCAATTGGGACGTCGGGGCCGCCCCGTTCTCCTACACCGTCTACGCTGATCCGGACCGCGACGGCAGCGGTTCCACGGTGGTCGCCGGGCCCTTCATGAGCACCACGCTGCTCAACAACGACTGGTTCGACATCAGCATCACCACCGGCCCGGAGGCGCAGGCGCCCAGCGGCAACTACTTCTATCGCCTAGAGATCAACACGGAGGATCCCACCCTCACCGTGCTCAACTCCTTCAAGTTGCGCACCGATGGCGTTGTGTCCATCGAGGTGGCTCAGCAGCCCTTCGGCTTCTATGCGGCGATCCAGAGCCAGGCCGACGCCCTCACGGTCTTCCCGGACTTCCCGACCTACGATCCCATGGCCGCTCCCGGCAGCCCCGGCGCCACCACCTACGATGGTTCTTTCGATTTCTATCTCGACATCGCTTTGGAGGAAGAGGACCTGGTGCTTTGGGGTGGTGACCTCGACTACGGCGCCTACGACGGCAGCACCGCCGATACCGACGATCCGGATACCCCCAATGCTCCCTTCCTGCCGCCCTGGGCCACCGGCGACGCGGTTTCGGAAGGAGTAGCGACGGGCCTGACCGGCGCCACCGGCAATCCGCCGGACGACGTCAATCCTGCGGGGCTGGGCGCTTACCTCCAGCGCCAGCCGTCCATCGAGTTCGATTTCATCGATCCCAACGGCATGGTCTACTCCAATCCCAACCCCTCCGGCAATCAGGAATGGGAGCAGTTCCGGCTGACTACCGGGCCCTTCGATCCCGCCACCGCCGATCAGCAGGCGCCGGAGTTGCCGGCGGGTACCTACGTGGTGCGAGCCCGCGGTGTGGACATGCAGAATCTAAATTTCTGGCGCTTCTTCCACCCGGTGCTCTGCGTCGAGACCGACGGTAGCCCCTGCATTCCGCTGCGGGAGTTCCTCATCGGTGACACCGTCTTCTTCGACGCCGACGGCGACGGCCTTCAGGATGCCGGTGAGTCGGGCATCGGTGGCGTCGTGGTGCAGCTTTTCAACTCCCAGGGCACCATGCTCGGGGAGACCACCACCGCGGCGGATGGCACCTACTCGTTCGACGTCACCAGCGGTGACTTCACCGTCGAGGTGGCGGCCACCAACTTCCTGCCCGGCCAGCCGCTGGATGGACTCGCCTCCACCACCGGCGACGCTATCTCCGGCACGGTGGTGGACGACAACGTCCTGACCTTCGACTTCGGCTACCGCGGCACCGGCAGCATCGGCAACTTCGTGTGGCTGGACTCCAACGGTGACGGAGTGTTCAACGAGCCCGCCGGTTCGGGTCTGTCCGGCGTCGTGCTGCAGCTGACGGAGGCCGGCACGGACGGCGTCTTCGGCACCGCCGACGACGTCTCCCTCGGCACCCAGACCACCGACGCCGGAGGTATCTACGAGTTCACCGGCTTGCTGCCCGGTCTCTACCGGGTCGACGTGGATGAGAGCTCGCTGGCCGCCGGCCTGCAGCTGACCACCGGCAACGAGCCTCTGGACGTGGCCCTGGGCGCCGGCGAGAACTACGGCGACGCCGACTTCGGCTATCAGCCCGGCGGCTCCATGGCCTGCACCACCGAGCCCCTGGGCACTGCCAACGGCTTCAACGTCTTCGTCTTCGGTGACCTCGACCAGAGCAACACCGACGTCACCGGCCGTCTGGCGGTGGGCGACGATGCGACGCTGATGAACTTCGGCGTCGGTCTCGCTCTCTCCAACTCCGGTGGTACCCGCGACGACCTGGTGGTGGGCGACGACCTGACCTTCACCAACGGTCAGGTCTACAACGGCAACCTGGTCTACGGCGACATCGCCAACCTGACCAGCGTGACGGTGCTCAACGGCACCTCGCGCCAGGACTCGCCCATCGACTTCGCCGCCGAGCAGAGCTTCCTGGAGGGAGCTTCCGCCTACTGGGCCGGCCTCACCGCCAACGGCACCACCACGGTCAACTATTGGGGTGGTCCGACGGCGCAGATCCAGCTCGACGGCACGGATCCGGACCTCAACATCTTCGATCTCTCCGGAGCTGATCTGTCGGCGGCCAACACGCTGAACATCAACGCGCCGGCGGGCTCGACGGTGTTGATCAACATCGACGGCGCCACCAACCAGATGCAGTACTTCGGCATCTCGGTCAACGGCACCGACCGCGGCAACGTGCTCTACAACTTCTTCGAGACCACGAACCTGACCGTTCAGGGCATCGGCATCCAGGGCTCGATCTTCGCGCCCTTCGCCCACGTGGACTTCAACAACGGCAATATCGACGGCACCCTCGTGGCGGCCAGCCTGTCGGGCTATGGCGAGAGCCATCACGTGCCTTTCACCGGCTGCCTGCCGCCGTACGAGCTGCCGCCGCAGCCCGCCAGCCTCGGCGACCGGGTGTGGTGGGACACCAACGGTGACGGCGTCCAGGACGCCGGTGAGCCGAGCCTCAACAGTGTCGTCATCGACCTGCTGGATGCCGGCGACAATGTGGTGGCGACCACCGTCACCGGTCCCGACGGCCAGTACGGCTTCGGCGATCTGGCTCCCGGCACCTACACCGTGGTGGTGGATGCTTCCACCTTGCCGCCGGGCCTGATCCCGAGCTACGACCTGGACGGCATCGGCACGCCGGATCGGGCCACCGTCACCGTCGCCTCGGGAGAGAACCGGGACGATGTGGACTTCGGCTACGCCGGAGATTCCACCGAGTTCTGCGTCGGCGCCGCGCCGACGGATCCCCAGTGGTTGAACAACATCAACGACCACGCGCTGTGGCTGCCGGGTATCGGCAAGCACTTCGTGTTCAGCTCCCAGGCGACCTTCGTGGAAAACCCCGACGGCACCGCCACCTTGAACGGCACGGTCTATGACCTCAACGATCCGGAGCGCCGCTTCATCGTCAACGCGAGCTTCAGCGGCCGTAGCGACTCGACGCCTCCCGGCGGCAGCCCGAAGAAGGAATTGAAGAGCGGCGCCTACGCCGAGAACGGCGGACCGGTGGACACCGGTACCTGGTGGTACTACACCTCCTTCTCCGGCACTTTGTTGGGTGATGGTTCCCTCGCCGGCGCCTTCGTCGACTTCCAGATGACCGGTCCGGCCTTCCAGATCGGCTACGGCGCCAACAACAAGAACCTCGAGTTCGGTGCCTCCGGCTGGCTGGTCTGGCAGGTGCTGGCGCAGCCCTTCAGCGGCCCGGCGCTGGAGCCCAGCGGCCAGGGTGACTTCAACCTCGAATTCTTCGAGTGCCCGGAGCCGGGCATCTGTCTGCCGGATCTCGACTTCGAGGTCAGCAGCATGGGCGTCTTCCTGCTCCCCGGGCAGGTCATCGACGAGGAGTTCTCGGCCTTCGGCATCCACGCCACCAGCGGGGATCCGGCGGCGCACCCGCTGATGATCTTCAACAGCTTCGCCCCCACCGGCGGCGATCCGGATCTGGGCACTCCCAACCAGGACTTCGGCGGGCCCGGCGTGGGCGCCGGCGGCGGTCTCGGAATGCCCGGAGAGAATTCGATTCCCGAGGGCAACATCCTGATCCTTTCGGAGGATGCGGATTCCAGCGATCCGGACGACGACCGCAACGGCGGCGTGATGATCTTCGACTTCGATGTACCGGTGGAGATCCACTCCGTCCGCGTCCTCGACATCGACAATGGAGAGCTGGTGGACCTGCTGGCCTTCGATGCCGACGGCTTCCTCATGGGCCAGGCGACGGCGGTATCCATGGGCGACAACAGCGCCCAGGACGTCCTCCTCTTCGCCTCCGGCATCAGCCGCCTGGAAGCGCAGTTCGCCGGCAGCGGCGGGTTGGCGGAGATCGTCTTCTGCCCCGATGGTGGCGGTGGGGACGACGACGATGACGACGATGATGATGATGACGGCGGTGACGGCATCGTCCCGTCCCAGCCGGAGCGCATGCGCGCCGGCGGCTAG